CCAATAATGAAGCGGATACCTGACACAGTTCGGTTAATTGAGAGTTGGAAGCAGTGAATGCGTGATCACGAAAAATTGCTGGGTAATATTGTATGGTAAATTCAAGCCATTAAGGAGCTTTCTTTTTTTTAACGCGCTCTTTTGCTTGAGATCGCTTCTGTTTCTTCTCAGCCTCGATCAATACAAAATCAATTTTGCTGGTTTCCAGGTCGACGCGGACTACTTGCACGCGTACCCGGTCGCCAAGCCGGAATTGCTTGCCGCTGCGTTCGCCAAGCAGCATGTGCTTTATCGCATCGAAGTGAAAATAATCGCTGGGCAGATCGGAAATATGCACCAATCCTTCGACATACACTTCGTCGAGCGCCACAAACAAACCGAATCCAGTTACGCTGCTGATAACACCATCAAAACATTCGCCGATTTTATCTTGCATGTAAAAACATTTGAGCCACGCTTCGACGTCACGCGTGGCATCGTCGGCGCGCCGTTCGGTCATGGAGCAATGCTGACCGAGCATATTCCAGTCACCCGGTTGATAGATTTCACCATTCAAAACAGCTTTGATTGCCCGGTGAACGAGCAAATCGGGATAACGCCGGATCGGCGACGTAAAATGCGTATAAGCATCGTAAGCCAAACCGAAATGTCCGGTCAGATCGGGGCTATAGATGGCTTGCCGCAAAGAACGCAGCATGACTGTTTGCAACAATTGCGCATCCGGTCTGTCTTGGATTTTAAGCAATGTTTGCGCATAGTCTTTGGCGCTGGGTTTATTCTTGCCGCCGAGTGGAATGCCGAATTCTTTCAAGAAATTCCGCAGTGTTTCAATTTTCTCGGGAACCGGACTTTCGTGAATGCGGTATAACGTGGTCTGGCCGTTCTTTTGCAAAAAATCCGCCGCGCAAACATTGGCTGCCAGCATGCATTCTTCGATTAAACGGTGCGCATCGTTGCGTTGTACCGGTACGATTTTTTCGATTTTGCCCTGATCGTTGAAAAACATCTGTGTTTCAGTCGTTTCGAAATCAATGGCGCCACGTTTCTTACGTGCTTTCAATAATGCCTTGAAGAGCTTGTCGAGCAATTGCAAATGCGGCAGCAATTCCGCATATTCTTCGGCTTCTTGGCTACTGTTGTTTGCCAGCATGGCGGCGACGCGGGTATAGGTTAACCGGGCGTGAGACCGCATCACGGCAGGATAAAATGTGTAATCGATAATCTCGCCGCTGGTTTTAAAACGAATTTCGCAAACCATGCATAGCCGTTTCTGGTTTGGATTCAGTGAACACAACCCATTCGATAAAACTTCAGGGAGCATTGGGATTACGCGCCGCGGAAAGTACACCGAGTTGCCGCGGGTATAGGCTTCCTGGTCGATTGCGTCACGTGGTTTGACATAGTGGCTGACATCCGCGATGGCGACGAACAACCGGTAGTCTTTGCCATCCTTCTCGCAATACACAGCGTCGTCAAAATCTTTCGCAGTTTCACCGTCGATGGTCACCAGCGGTAACTGACAGAGATCCCGGCGCCCCGACCATTCTTTCTTCAGCACATTTTTCGGAAATTTCGCTGACAATTTGCCGGTTTCGGGAGAAAACTCGTAGGGGAGATCGTGTTTGCGCAGCGCGATTTCAATTTCCATTCCCGGCGCGGTGTAGT
This is a stretch of genomic DNA from Nitrosomonas sp. sh817. It encodes these proteins:
- the rnr gene encoding ribonuclease R codes for the protein MSNNKKQKLRDLDPFLQREKERYPQPLPSREYILQILKQQGIPVAEQTLYKLLSITKKEQALFSRRLAAMMREGQIFRNRKDDICVMEKLDLIKGRVQGHPDGFGFLIPDDGSSDLYLSAKEMHKALHGDRVLVREIGLDRRGRREAAIVEILESANTKLVGRLHIDHGILFVVAENKRISQDILIAKEHSLKAKAGQVVMVEIIQQPNKHAQPIGKIVEILGNYTAPGMEIEIALRKHDLPYEFSPETGKLSAKFPKNVLKKEWSGRRDLCQLPLVTIDGETAKDFDDAVYCEKDGKDYRLFVAIADVSHYVKPRDAIDQEAYTRGNSVYFPRRVIPMLPEVLSNGLCSLNPNQKRLCMVCEIRFKTSGEIIDYTFYPAVMRSHARLTYTRVAAMLANNSSQEAEEYAELLPHLQLLDKLFKALLKARKKRGAIDFETTETQMFFNDQGKIEKIVPVQRNDAHRLIEECMLAANVCAADFLQKNGQTTLYRIHESPVPEKIETLRNFLKEFGIPLGGKNKPSAKDYAQTLLKIQDRPDAQLLQTVMLRSLRQAIYSPDLTGHFGLAYDAYTHFTSPIRRYPDLLVHRAIKAVLNGEIYQPGDWNMLGQHCSMTERRADDATRDVEAWLKCFYMQDKIGECFDGVISSVTGFGLFVALDEVYVEGLVHISDLPSDYFHFDAIKHMLLGERSGKQFRLGDRVRVQVVRVDLETSKIDFVLIEAEKKQKRSQAKERVKKKKAP